In a genomic window of Cynocephalus volans isolate mCynVol1 chromosome 1, mCynVol1.pri, whole genome shotgun sequence:
- the KLHL30 gene encoding kelch-like protein 30 isoform X2, with protein MGQLVDFVYTGRLTITQGNVEALTRTAARLHFPAVQKVCGRYLQQQLDAANCLGICEFGEQQGLLGVAAKAWAFLRENFEAVAQEDEFLQLSRDRLATCLASDLLQVQPEQSRLEALLRWVRHDPQARASHLPELLSLVHLDAVPRPCVQQLLATEPLIRESEACRVALSQGHGGVLPALLGNLEEVLVVVGGRSLEEDEEGGEEPATHPGNFAFYDTKAKRWMALPDFPDYHKWGFSLAALNNDVYVTGGSRGTKTDTWSTTQAWCFPLKEAAWKPVAPMLKARTNHASAALNGDIYAIGGTTQDVVEVESYDPYTDSWTPVSPALKYVSNFSAAGCRGRLYLVGSSACKYNALALQCYNPVTDTWSVIASPFLPKYLSSPRCAALHGTLYLIGDNTKKVYVYDPGANLWQKVQSLHSLHENGALVPLGDALYVTGGRWQGMDGDYHVEMEVYNTVRDAWTRHGALPRLWLYHGASAIFLDVSRWTQPFSPAQEH; from the exons ATGGGGCAGCTGGTGGACTTTGTGTACACGGGCCGGCTGACCATCACCCAGGGCAATGTGGAGGCGCTGACACGCACGGCCGCACGCCTGCACTTCCCCGCTGTGCAGAAGGTCTGTGGCCGCTACCTGCAGCAGCAGCTGGATGCCGCCAACTGCCTGGGCATCTGTGAGTTTGGGGAGCAGCAGGGGCTGCTGGGCGTGGCTGCCAAGGCCTGGGCCTTCCTGCGGGAGAACTTTGAGGCTGTGGCACAGGAGGATGAGTTCCTGCAGCTGTCCCGAGACCGGCTGGCCACCTGTCTGGCCAGCGACCTGCTGCAGGTGCAGCCAGAGCAAAGCCGGCTGGAGGCCCTGCTGCGCTGGGTGCGCCATGACCCCCAGGCCCGGGCCTCCCATCTGCCTGAGCTGCTCAGCCTGGTGCACCTGGATGCCGTGCCCAGGCCTTGTGTGCAGCAGCTGCTGGCCACAGAGCCGCTGATCCGGGAGTCAGAAGCATGCCGGGTAGCACTGTCCCAGGGCCATGGTGGC GTGCTGCCGGCCCTCCTGGGGAATCTGGAGGAGGTTCTGGTGGTGGTGGGCGGGCGGTCGCTGGAGGAAGACGAGGAGGGCGGCGAGGAGCCAGCCACCCACCCCGGGAACTTTGCCTTCTATGACACCAAGGCCA AGAGGTGGATGGCACTCCCAGACTTCCCCGACTACCACAAGTGGGGCTTCTCCCTGGCAGCCCTGAACAACGACGTCTATGTCACAG GCGGCTCGCGGGGCACCAAGACAGACACCTGGTCAACCACTCAGGCCTGGTGCTTCCCGCTGAAGGAGGCAGCCTGGAAGCCCGTGGCACCCATGCTGAAGGCCCGCACCAACCACGCCAGCGCAGCGCTCAACGGGGACATCTACGCCATCGGCG GCACCACTCAGGACGTGGTGGAGGTGGAAAGCTACGACCCCTACACAGACAGCTGGACGCCTGTCAGCCCGGCCCTCAAGTACGTCAGCAACTTCTCAGCCGCCGGCTGCCGCGGCCGGCTCTACCTGGTGGGCTCCAGCGCCTGCAAGTACAACGCGCTGGCCCTGCAGTGCTACAACCCTGTCACAG ATACGTGGAGCGTGATCGCCTCGCCCTTCCTGCCCAAGTACCTGTCCTCGCCGCGCTGCGCGGCACTGCACGGGACGCTCTACCTCATTGGTGACAACACCAAGAAGGTCTACGTGTACGACCCTGGGGCCAACCTGTGGCAGAAG GTGCAGTCCCTGCACAGCCTGCATGAGAATGGTGCGCTGGTGCCACTGGGCGACGCGCTGTACGTGACGGGAGGCCGCTGGCAGGGCATGGACGGCGACTACCACGTGGAGATGGAGGTCTACAACACCGTGCGGGACGCCTGGACCCGCCACGGTGCCCTGCCCCGCCTCTGGCTCTACCACGGGGCCTCCGCCATCTTCCTGGATGTCTCCAGGTGGACCCAGCCCTTCAGCCCTGCCCAAGAGCACTGA
- the KLHL30 gene encoding kelch-like protein 30 isoform X1 has protein sequence MVRNVDDLDFHLPSHAQDMLDGLQRLRSQPKLADVTLLVGGRELPCHRGLLALSSPYFHAMFAGDFAESFSARVELQDVEPAVMGQLVDFVYTGRLTITQGNVEALTRTAARLHFPAVQKVCGRYLQQQLDAANCLGICEFGEQQGLLGVAAKAWAFLRENFEAVAQEDEFLQLSRDRLATCLASDLLQVQPEQSRLEALLRWVRHDPQARASHLPELLSLVHLDAVPRPCVQQLLATEPLIRESEACRVALSQGHGGVLPALLGNLEEVLVVVGGRSLEEDEEGGEEPATHPGNFAFYDTKAKRWMALPDFPDYHKWGFSLAALNNDVYVTGGSRGTKTDTWSTTQAWCFPLKEAAWKPVAPMLKARTNHASAALNGDIYAIGGTTQDVVEVESYDPYTDSWTPVSPALKYVSNFSAAGCRGRLYLVGSSACKYNALALQCYNPVTDTWSVIASPFLPKYLSSPRCAALHGTLYLIGDNTKKVYVYDPGANLWQKVQSLHSLHENGALVPLGDALYVTGGRWQGMDGDYHVEMEVYNTVRDAWTRHGALPRLWLYHGASAIFLDVSRWTQPFSPAQEH, from the exons ATGGTGCGGAATGTGGATGACCTGGATTTCCACCTGCCCTCGCATGCCCAGGACATGCTGGACGGCCTGCAGCGGCTGCGCTCGCAGCCCAAGCTGGCCGACGTCACGCTGCTGGTGGGCGGCCGGGAGCTGCCCTGCCACCGTGGCCTCTTGGCACTCAGCAGCCCCTACTTCCACGCCATGTTTGCAGGAGACTTTGCTGAGAGCTTCTCCGCACGCGTGGAGCTGCAGGACGTGGAGCCGGCCGTGATGGGGCAGCTGGTGGACTTTGTGTACACGGGCCGGCTGACCATCACCCAGGGCAATGTGGAGGCGCTGACACGCACGGCCGCACGCCTGCACTTCCCCGCTGTGCAGAAGGTCTGTGGCCGCTACCTGCAGCAGCAGCTGGATGCCGCCAACTGCCTGGGCATCTGTGAGTTTGGGGAGCAGCAGGGGCTGCTGGGCGTGGCTGCCAAGGCCTGGGCCTTCCTGCGGGAGAACTTTGAGGCTGTGGCACAGGAGGATGAGTTCCTGCAGCTGTCCCGAGACCGGCTGGCCACCTGTCTGGCCAGCGACCTGCTGCAGGTGCAGCCAGAGCAAAGCCGGCTGGAGGCCCTGCTGCGCTGGGTGCGCCATGACCCCCAGGCCCGGGCCTCCCATCTGCCTGAGCTGCTCAGCCTGGTGCACCTGGATGCCGTGCCCAGGCCTTGTGTGCAGCAGCTGCTGGCCACAGAGCCGCTGATCCGGGAGTCAGAAGCATGCCGGGTAGCACTGTCCCAGGGCCATGGTGGC GTGCTGCCGGCCCTCCTGGGGAATCTGGAGGAGGTTCTGGTGGTGGTGGGCGGGCGGTCGCTGGAGGAAGACGAGGAGGGCGGCGAGGAGCCAGCCACCCACCCCGGGAACTTTGCCTTCTATGACACCAAGGCCA AGAGGTGGATGGCACTCCCAGACTTCCCCGACTACCACAAGTGGGGCTTCTCCCTGGCAGCCCTGAACAACGACGTCTATGTCACAG GCGGCTCGCGGGGCACCAAGACAGACACCTGGTCAACCACTCAGGCCTGGTGCTTCCCGCTGAAGGAGGCAGCCTGGAAGCCCGTGGCACCCATGCTGAAGGCCCGCACCAACCACGCCAGCGCAGCGCTCAACGGGGACATCTACGCCATCGGCG GCACCACTCAGGACGTGGTGGAGGTGGAAAGCTACGACCCCTACACAGACAGCTGGACGCCTGTCAGCCCGGCCCTCAAGTACGTCAGCAACTTCTCAGCCGCCGGCTGCCGCGGCCGGCTCTACCTGGTGGGCTCCAGCGCCTGCAAGTACAACGCGCTGGCCCTGCAGTGCTACAACCCTGTCACAG ATACGTGGAGCGTGATCGCCTCGCCCTTCCTGCCCAAGTACCTGTCCTCGCCGCGCTGCGCGGCACTGCACGGGACGCTCTACCTCATTGGTGACAACACCAAGAAGGTCTACGTGTACGACCCTGGGGCCAACCTGTGGCAGAAG GTGCAGTCCCTGCACAGCCTGCATGAGAATGGTGCGCTGGTGCCACTGGGCGACGCGCTGTACGTGACGGGAGGCCGCTGGCAGGGCATGGACGGCGACTACCACGTGGAGATGGAGGTCTACAACACCGTGCGGGACGCCTGGACCCGCCACGGTGCCCTGCCCCGCCTCTGGCTCTACCACGGGGCCTCCGCCATCTTCCTGGATGTCTCCAGGTGGACCCAGCCCTTCAGCCCTGCCCAAGAGCACTGA